In Candidatus Methylomirabilota bacterium, a genomic segment contains:
- a CDS encoding radical SAM protein, whose protein sequence is MSTATRPAVVATLPRSLYLETTNRCDSECQTCIRTFLTLEPPADLTLEKVKAIVEQFPALDRVVLHGIGEPLLNREIFDIVAYLKTRVPMVLFNSDAVSLTLKRARRLIESGLDEYRVSMDAATRETYMKLRGVDQFARVVANVRWLIALQREMERPTPRVSLWLTASRVNLDELPAFVGLAGDLGVGEVYVQRLVFNGLGLATEENALHGRLREREKHVLDEAARLAQSLGVALRASGLTTPLESLKGDATGARYWAGCQRPWTLSYVTANGNVLPCCISPWVARDYGGLILGNAFRQPFAEIWNGERYRQFRMDFESAAPPDPCRGCGLRWSL, encoded by the coding sequence ACCTGCATCCGCACCTTCTTGACACTCGAGCCACCCGCTGACCTGACGCTGGAGAAGGTCAAGGCCATCGTCGAGCAGTTCCCCGCCCTCGACCGCGTCGTGCTCCACGGGATCGGCGAGCCGCTGCTCAACCGGGAGATCTTCGACATCGTCGCGTACCTGAAGACCCGCGTGCCGATGGTGCTCTTCAACTCGGACGCCGTGAGCCTCACGCTGAAACGGGCCCGCCGGCTGATCGAGAGCGGTCTCGACGAGTACCGGGTGTCAATGGATGCGGCGACGCGAGAGACTTACATGAAGCTCCGCGGCGTTGACCAGTTCGCTCGCGTGGTGGCCAATGTGCGCTGGCTGATCGCACTTCAGCGCGAGATGGAGCGCCCAACACCGCGCGTCTCCCTCTGGCTCACCGCCTCGCGCGTCAACCTGGACGAGCTCCCTGCGTTCGTGGGGCTGGCCGGCGACCTCGGCGTCGGCGAGGTCTACGTGCAGCGGCTCGTCTTCAACGGTCTCGGGCTCGCCACTGAAGAGAACGCTCTCCACGGGAGGCTGCGCGAGCGAGAGAAACACGTGCTCGACGAGGCGGCGAGGCTCGCCCAGAGCTTGGGCGTCGCGCTCCGCGCCTCGGGGCTGACGACGCCACTGGAAAGCCTGAAGGGCGACGCCACGGGCGCGCGATACTGGGCCGGCTGCCAGCGGCCGTGGACCCTCAGTTACGTCACGGCCAACGGCAACGTGCTGCCCTGCTGCATCTCCCCGTGGGTCGCCCGCGACTACGGCGGCCTCATCCTCGGCAACGCCTTCCGCCAGCCCTTCGCGGAGATCTGGAACGGCGAGCGCTATCGGCAGTTCCGAATGGACTTCGAAAGCGCCGCGCCTCCCGACCCGTGCCGTGGTTGCGGGCTGCGCTGGAGCCTCTGA
- a CDS encoding TQO small subunit DoxD produces the protein MAPNAFGVATLVPGWPLALFRIAYGLLYLDMALQKAPWIDYGWLKGFIEQEIAHPAFGWYAAFLKNVVVPNFPLFGLQTFVVELTLGLALLFGILTRLAGIAGFLWQVNIALGAFNVPGEWYWIWPLLTLPLFCFAFTGAGRILGVDRVLEPALRRRAAAGRTWARVMQYAV, from the coding sequence ATGGCGCCCAACGCTTTCGGTGTCGCGACGCTCGTGCCCGGCTGGCCGCTCGCGCTTTTCCGGATCGCCTACGGCCTGCTCTATCTCGACATGGCCCTCCAGAAGGCCCCCTGGATCGACTACGGCTGGCTCAAGGGCTTCATCGAGCAGGAGATCGCCCATCCCGCCTTCGGCTGGTACGCGGCGTTTCTCAAGAACGTCGTGGTGCCGAACTTCCCTCTCTTCGGCCTGCAGACGTTCGTCGTCGAGCTGACGCTCGGCCTGGCGCTGCTCTTCGGGATTCTGACGCGCCTGGCGGGCATCGCCGGTTTCCTCTGGCAGGTGAACATCGCGCTCGGCGCCTTCAACGTCCCCGGCGAGTGGTACTGGATCTGGCCGCTCCTGACGCTGCCCCTGTTCTGCTTCGCCTTCACCGGCGCCGGGCGCATCCTCGGCGTCGACCGCGTCCTCGAGCCGGCGCTGCGCCGCCGAGCGGCGGCCGGGCGCACGTGGGCGCGGGTGATGCAGTACGCCGTGTGA